Proteins from one Neodiprion fabricii isolate iyNeoFabr1 chromosome 5, iyNeoFabr1.1, whole genome shotgun sequence genomic window:
- the LOC124182255 gene encoding venom carboxylesterase-6-like, with translation MKKTTPCKTTMKLFLISAIYLMVFFDCHSSLTVKIEERYPRVVTPLGSIEGYFKVTSNNKRIEAYEGIPYAKPPIGELRFRVARRLSPWSGVLKAKRFGLPCLQYTHFPMDPANQVEGSEDCLYMNIYAAGRCERHFKATMDPAELLPVIVYIHGGAFQFGSAMNFKPTYLLNKDIILVTFNYRLGPLGFLSTEDATVPGNMGLKDQVIALHWIADNIQSFGGDPEKITIAGHSSGGASVHYHYLTNLTSGLFNAGISLSGTALNCWAQTEGSLMKAKKLASIVGCPSRDVQDMVECLKIRPGYQIVQAVGEFMPWLFNPFSPFGPVVEKGGSDFTFIDRSPIDIIKSGEVQDVAWITGVTSEEGLYPAGDFVTSEELLADLNENWESIAPHLLDFNYTAPKAQHANISKLVKQYYLGSKPIEVSTITEIVQLLTDRLFVADSIRAARLQARGNQTPVRFYYFTYRGVHSLSELLTSNTQNFGVSHSDDVAYVFDAASGLFNSSTTPEDRNIRNLLINLWVSYATKGFPNIGIEWPEVSKSSDRFFHLEIGGPKEISIKDGPAFGEEKFWQGLNLSENIETKNHVKGKNSEL, from the exons ATGAAGAAGACGACACCCTGCAAGACCACGATGAAGCTCTTTTTGATATCTGCAATTTACCTCATGGTTTTCTTCGACTGTCATTCGAGTCTCACCGTCAAAATCGAGGAACGATACCCAAGGGTTGTTACACCACTTGGATCGATAGAAGGCTATTTCAAAGTAACGAGCAACAATAAGCGTATAGAAGCCTACGAAGGTATACCTTACGCCAAACCACCGATCGGCGAGTTGCGATTTCGG GTCGCCAGGCGTCTCTCGCCATGGTCTGGCGTTTTGAAGGCAAAACGGTTCGGGCTGCCATGTTTGCAGTATACTCACTTCCCTATGGATCCTGCCAACCAGGTCGAAGGCTCCGAGGATTGTCTTTACATGAATATTTACGCGGCGGGTCGGTGCGAACGCCACTTCAAGGCAACTATGGATCCAGCCGAGTTACTACCGGTTATTGTCTACATTCACGGAGGCGCGTTTCAATTCGGGTCCGCGATGAATTTCAAGCCAACTTACTTGCTCAACAAAGACATTATTCTGGTTACGTTTAATTACAGGCTTGGACCACTAG GTTTTCTTAGTACGGAGGATGCGACAGTCCCCGGGAATATGGGTCTCAAGGATCAAGTAATTGCTTTGCATTGGATTGCGGACAACATTCAGTCATTCGGTGGGGATCCGGAAAAGATTACCATTGCAGGACATAGCTCTGGCGGGGCTAGCGTGCATTATCACTACTTAACGAATCTCACCTCAGGATTGTTTAATG CCGGAATTTCGCTGAGTGGCACAGCGTTGAATTGCTGGGCGCAGACAGAAGGATCCCTTATGAAGGCGAAAAAACTGGCATCCATTGTAGGGTGTCCGTCAAGAGATGTCCAAGACATGGTGGAATGTCTGAAAATTCGTCCTGGATATCAGATCGTGCAAGCCGTTGGGGAGTTTATG CCGTGGCTattcaaccctttcagtcCCTTTGGACCAGTAGTCGAGAAAGGTGGCAGTGATTTTACGTTTATCGATCGATCTCccattgatataataaaatctgGTGAAGTGCAGGACGTTGCATGGATCACGGGTGTTACAAGCGAGGAAGGCCTCTACCCAGCTGGTG ATTTTGTGACCAGCGAGGAGCTTCTTGCAGACTTGAATGAAAACTGGGAATCGATCGCACCTCATCTACTTGATTTCAATTACACCGCACCGAAGGCTCAACACGCCAATATTTCTAAATTGGTAAAGCAATACTACTTgggatcaaaaccaatcgagGTATCCACCATCACGGAAATCGTGCAATTACTTACTGATCGTTTGTTTGTTGCCGATAGTATCAGGGCAGCGAGACTTCAAGCTCGGGGCAATCAAACTCCCGtgagattttattatttcacataCAGGGGGGTCCACAGTCTGAGCGAATTATTGACCAGCAATACACAGAATTTCG GTGTCAGTCACTCGGATGACGTTGCGTACGTGTTCGATGCCGCATCGGGATTGTTTAATTCATCGACAACACCGGAAGACCGGAACATACGAAATCTTTTGATTAATCTCTGGGTGTCGTATGCCACAAAAGG CTTTCCAAATATCGGTATTGAATGGCCTGAGGTGAGCAAATCTTCGGACAGATTTTTCCACCTAGAAATCGGAGGGCCGAAAGAAATCAGTATAAAGGATGGTCCTGCCTTTGGAGAGGAGAAGTTTTGGCAGGGTCTTAATTTAAGCGAAAATATAGAAACGAAGAACCATGTCAAGGGCAAGAACTCTGAGTTGTGA